From the genome of Haemophilus parainfluenzae, one region includes:
- a CDS encoding DUF1524 domain-containing protein produces MHKLVLLFDRNGLPSLQVVSQQATGKLETVYNIAVEEFSTYHVGEFGVWVLNANCCDFVNVKYGDIESKFKQGGWVNPKNDRVMYIDPFDGKFKDFPDGARASVDHILPQSAFNKIDGFDKLPKHVQNELINHPMNLHPLPKELNSSKGAKIETRTESWQRYVKENKDISPIYRAYLENTQRNMVALVEEQIKKRGLK; encoded by the coding sequence TTGCATAAGCTCGTTCTACTTTTTGATAGAAATGGCTTACCATCTTTACAAGTGGTATCGCAACAGGCTACTGGAAAACTAGAAACAGTTTATAACATCGCCGTAGAAGAATTTAGCACTTACCATGTAGGGGAATTTGGTGTTTGGGTTCTCAATGCAAATTGTTGTGATTTTGTGAATGTAAAATATGGTGATATTGAGTCTAAATTTAAGCAAGGCGGTTGGGTTAATCCAAAAAATGATCGAGTGATGTATATCGATCCTTTCGATGGTAAATTTAAAGATTTTCCAGATGGAGCAAGAGCTTCGGTGGATCATATTTTGCCACAAAGCGCATTTAATAAAATTGATGGTTTTGATAAATTACCAAAACATGTTCAAAATGAATTAATTAATCACCCTATGAATTTACATCCTTTACCAAAGGAACTAAATTCATCTAAAGGTGCTAAAATTGAAACAAGAACGGAAAGTTGGCAGAGATATGTTAAGGAAAATAAAGATATATCACCAATATATAGAGCGTATTTAGAAAATACTCAAAGAAATATGGTGGCTTTAGTTGAGGAACAGATTAAAAAGAGAGGTCTTAAGTGA
- the glpK gene encoding glycerol kinase GlpK, giving the protein MTDKKYIIALDQGTTSSRAVLLDHNANVVEIAQREFTQIYPRAGWVEHNPMEIWATQSSTLNEVVAKAGITSDEIAAIGITNQRETTIVWEKATGTPVYNAIVWQCRRTADITDKLKADGHEEYIRNTTGLVVDPYFSGTKVKWILDNVEGAREKAERGELLFGTVDTWLVWKLTQGRVHVTDYTNASRTMLFNIHTKKWDDKMLELLNIPRSMLPEVRNSSEVYGKTNIGGKGGVRIPVAGIAGDQQAALYGHLCTRAGQAKNTYGTGCFMLLHTGDKAITSKNGLLTTIACNAKGEPEYALEGSVFIAGASIQWLRDELKIVHDSHDSEYFAQKVPDSNGVYVVPAFTGLGAPYWDPYARGAIFGLSRGSNRNHIVRATLESIAYQTRDVLEAMQSDSGQRLQYLRVDGGATNNNFLMQFQADILDVNVERPVVKEVTALGAAYLAGLAVGFWKDLDELHDKARVERTFTPDNDEEKRERRYKGWKKAVKRSLEWAKEDAE; this is encoded by the coding sequence ATGACAGACAAAAAATACATCATCGCTTTGGACCAAGGTACCACAAGCTCTCGTGCAGTATTATTAGATCACAATGCGAATGTTGTCGAAATCGCCCAACGTGAATTTACACAAATTTATCCACGCGCAGGCTGGGTGGAACATAATCCAATGGAAATTTGGGCAACACAAAGTTCAACATTAAACGAAGTAGTTGCAAAAGCAGGCATTACCTCAGATGAAATCGCGGCAATTGGTATTACTAACCAGCGTGAAACCACCATTGTGTGGGAAAAAGCAACCGGCACACCGGTTTATAATGCGATTGTGTGGCAATGTCGTCGTACTGCAGATATTACAGACAAACTTAAAGCGGATGGTCATGAAGAATATATCCGCAACACCACAGGTTTAGTAGTGGACCCATATTTCTCAGGTACCAAAGTGAAATGGATTTTAGACAATGTAGAAGGTGCTCGTGAAAAAGCGGAACGCGGTGAACTTCTATTCGGTACCGTAGATACCTGGCTTGTGTGGAAATTAACCCAAGGTCGTGTTCACGTAACGGATTACACCAACGCATCCCGTACCATGCTATTTAACATCCATACGAAAAAATGGGATGACAAAATGTTGGAATTATTAAATATTCCACGTTCTATGTTGCCTGAAGTGCGTAATTCGTCCGAAGTGTATGGCAAAACCAACATCGGGGGTAAAGGCGGCGTGCGTATTCCTGTTGCGGGTATTGCGGGTGACCAACAAGCAGCACTTTACGGCCATCTATGCACACGCGCAGGCCAAGCAAAAAATACCTATGGTACAGGCTGCTTTATGTTGCTTCACACCGGTGATAAAGCCATTACCTCTAAAAATGGCCTATTAACCACCATCGCATGTAACGCCAAAGGTGAGCCTGAATATGCCCTTGAAGGTTCGGTATTTATTGCTGGCGCTTCAATCCAATGGTTACGTGATGAACTCAAAATCGTACATGACAGCCACGACTCCGAATACTTTGCACAAAAAGTCCCTGACAGTAACGGTGTGTACGTTGTTCCAGCCTTCACCGGTTTAGGCGCACCATATTGGGATCCGTATGCACGTGGTGCAATTTTCGGTCTTTCTCGTGGTTCTAACCGTAACCATATTGTACGTGCGACCCTTGAATCTATCGCTTACCAAACCCGTGACGTATTAGAAGCAATGCAATCTGACTCAGGTCAACGCTTACAATATTTACGCGTGGATGGCGGCGCAACCAACAATAACTTCTTAATGCAATTCCAAGCGGATATTTTAGATGTGAACGTAGAACGTCCAGTGGTGAAAGAAGTGACTGCACTTGGTGCGGCTTACCTTGCAGGCCTTGCGGTTGGTTTCTGGAAAGATTTAGACGAACTTCACGACAAAGCACGTGTAGAACGTACTTTCACTCCAGATAATGATGAAGAAAAACGTGAACGTCGTTATAAAGGCTGGAAAAAAGCCGTTAAACGCTCATTAGAATGGGCAAAAGAAGACGCAGAATAA